tcctttcccacttctccctcCTTTCCACGCACAGAAATATAAGCCTTCAGCACAAAATTGGGATAGTTCCAAGATTATAATATTGGCCACAAATTGAATCTACAAAAGAAGTTTCTGTAGATCTAGCAGAATTTGCTTATTACTTTAATGAAATCATAACTTTAAACCCTTAAAATATGGAATCTGCAATCTAAAAATACGTTAGACTACCAACTTCTGACTTTCTGAATTAGTCTTTAGATATCACAAAAAATCTCTGAAGCAATCTAACCCTTCAGGTTTACAGATAAGTTTTAAGACTGAAATATTGCAAGTCTCGGTACTATATCATCGATCAATAACCCTGACTTTGCTATTATATAATATGAagatgaaagcaggaaaaaatgtgTTCGAATACGAAGGGGCAGGGGAGATTCTATAAAACCAATTAGTTGCTTGTATTTCTTACTATATACTTCCTCAGTTACAAAAATTCTCTTGGGATTTCAGATATActcaaaaacaacaacacaagTCAGGAAGACAAGAATCAAATTCCAAATGCTTGTTTGTGTCAGATACTGCCAGATCTCAGCTGATTTGTTCCTCCACCACCCTCACTAAATTTCACGTTCTTTGTAGAATATATAGGGTACTTACCACactaaagataaaaacaaaaaaaaggaagggggcagaggggaagcACAGACCAAATACCCTGTTCTTCTCTATAATTCAAAGATAATCCTCGTAGGATGATACATTATTGGGACAGCTTAATATGCTCGAATGAGCAAACTCCTGCTAACTGCTAATCACCAAGTCCTAAATGCTTTAAGCAATACTATAACTATGAAGCACTTTATTATAGCACTGCATGTGCAACGAAAGAGTAAAAGAAAACTTTCAGTACGTCTAATATACCAGAAAGTGACAATCAAAACTGAACAGAACATCAGTAGCCTCTATGTTCTCAGCTGTTAAATATCAGAAGTAATGAAAAGTTCAATTCTCTCTCATATCAGAGATACCAACAAAATCAAATCAAAGCTACCCAGCCTATGAATCCCCAACAAGTTGCATGAATAAAAAATGCCCATTTTGTTGTCTGGTTCGAGGAGAGAGAAGGCGAGATAACATGGGAGAACATAAAGCAGCAAAAGCTCTTTTTTCCTCTAGTCACAGTGCCAGATGAAACAGCCCCCAACTGCAAAGTAGTGGCATGGCACTAACAAGAAAaagaccttaaaaaacaaacaatccccccccacacacacactcttgtgCTAAGACCGTTAATAAAACTAGATTTTACAgtccatttttttgtttaaatggatGCTTCCTGTGGATATTTAAACAAAACGAATTTAAATGACATATACTTAACATTAGCACCTTTGCTGAGTAGGACAGCAAGAGATTCCCGGTACCACTATCTCTTCACTTTCCCAATAACTTTATAGTGCATttaaatagcctcaaggggcaaaGAGGAAACATTTTCTCTGGGACTAAACTCAAAGAAGGCTTTAAGAGGACATTGTGTCCTGTGATTAACTTTTCTTACATACATACTTGTCACTTCCTGTAAGAAATCCAGACAGGGTCGGCTACTTCCAGAAATACTTATTGAAACAGCCAGTGGGGTCTGTCCTTCATAGTTCCTTGTGTTAGTGTCTGCTCCATAATTATACAACATTTGTGCACAAAGCACATCATCTCTAAGAGCAGACAAGTGTAAGGGTGTCTGTCCGTCTTCCAAGCGACCCAAGTTTGTATCCGCCCCTCTCTGAAGGAACATTCGGCAGTAAGAGTGATTGCTTTTGATCACAGCGTATCGTAACAGGAAACCATTTTGAATGTCGATGTTGGCATTGTGATCCAGAAGGATTTTCACGCAGCTTGACCTCTCTCGGATAATGGCCAGCTGAAGCGGCGTAGTACCTTTATCACTGAGCGGATCAACCTCAGCCTTGAACTCCAACAGGAGTCTGACAAATGAGTCTCTGCCGTAGTGGGCTGCTACATGGAGGGGAGTCCAACCATCGTTGCTTTTTGCATTAATAATGTCACTTCTATATTCAGACTCCAACATCAAGCGTGCAATCCTCGCTCGGCCATGCATGGCTGCATAATGCAGAGCAGTGAAGCCTCCAATTAAGTCCTTAACAGTGGGATCAgctaaagttaaaaagaaaagaaaaaaaaaaaaattagaagatgTTACTGTAATCTGGTTCtgcaaaaaaaataatcaaatggtTGAATGTTATTATTTCCAGGCATAACATTACACAGGTTTTTTTTAACACTTCAAACAAATTCTTGCtttcacaaacaaaaatatttttaaggaaagttaaattacatttaagaaataattacacaaaaaagcttttgttttttgttttttcttcaaatgcatgtTTGCATTTGACTAATAGTTTTCCACATCATCTTAGCACTCTTCAGCTAACTACTCAAACCTCTCTGTCCATCCAGTTTTCCTTCAGCTCTACAATATTACATTTCTTTCTCAGTGTTcaattttttgctttattttcccttgtGCTGCTTCTTGGTCTTAAAAAGAAGCATGTGTAGCAACATCTGCTGTCCCAAATTGCGGATGTTTTGTGGTCTGGCAGGATTGTATTGTTTTTAGGGTGTAATACTGTATTAGGTAAAATGTTTCTCTGTGGTCTGCAGGATTTCCAAAGCATGTAGGATATATGTTATTTTAGATTATCTTGATAAAGTCTGTTTTTATAGATGACAAATCTGTTCTGAATTTATAGTTTTATAAAAATTTAAGATTTTACAAGAACGTAAGCATCCCATTATGGAAAGAGTCAGGAGACGTTAGTAAAGAATACAAGTGATTagacagattttattttccaaaacagcACACAAATTCAGTGCGCTTtatgagtttaaaaaataaaacaaccaagCCAATTTATTTAAGTCAATCCGCTCAGTACACCCAGATTTCTAAAGGAAGCGACTGTTCACGTTTGCCACGTTAACTACCGAAGGAAAGGTGCCTGCCTCATTACCATTTCTCAGCTATAGAGCAAGCCAGGCCGAAAGGTTTCTCCTTCCACCGTGCGCAGATGTCGCCTGTGGGATGGTAAAAGGGGAGCATACTACAGTTTGGATGTTCGAGGCACTTTCCCAACTTAAGTCTACTAGGTGGTAAAGAGAGATATTACCCGCACAAGAGATTAGCCTGAAGTCAACACACGTTCAACATGCCGGTATACCTATCGGAAAAACTGGTGAGGTCTGTCCTTCACGACTCCTTGTGCAAGTGTCTGATGTATAATTATACATTTGTGCACAAAGCACATCATCTCTAAGAGCGGACAAGTGTAACGCTGTCCATCCATCTTTTTCATAACCTTGACAGACCTGTCCTTGCATTCTGGCATTGAATTCCCTCATCTATACAtactgcattttaaagaaaagcaggGCTGGTCAGGGGGGAGAATAGGACATTGAGACTACTCAAGTTAAAAACAAACTTGGCTGAAGGCTATAAACACCCAGTGATCAGATACATCACTTGAGAGGAACACTTGGTCTGCTCTACTATATAGAAAGGGCAGAATTTTTTGTTCAGTTGCCAACATATTTCCAAAGTGCAGGGGGAGACCAATTCCCATCTTAAAATTCTGGCCTACTGTGAATTAAGTTCAAAGTATAATATTAATTGCAAGCTAGTTTAGTCTAGAGGTCTGAATATGTAAAGATTTTATTGCAGAACAGTAAGAAAGGGCTTCCCAATATAGATCTCCTGTGACCATATCTGGAAAATGCACTGAGATAGAGGCCTTACCAAAATAAAAGGACGGGCAAGAAAGTTCTGAGTACAGCTGCAAAAGTCATCCAGCaactttaaggatttttttttaaattttaaataaagactGAGGAAAAAACCACAAACCAAGACAGCCTGGCTACACAATTAAAACAGCATTCAGAGAAATAAAATCGGAGAACTGCCTCTAGTAAATAAATAGAGTAGGTACCTAGAAATAATGAGAGAAAAACTAAGGAAAGTTTAGACCCCTAGTGGCAACAGCCTTCCTGTCTTCTATGAAAGGCAGCAGAAGTTTCAGCACTCTGCAAAGTTACACCTCAACTGAGTGAAAATAATTGCTGAACGTTGGTAGGAAGATGAAGTCAGTGACTGAAAAGCTGGTTCCTGAGCTGCACTATGATGAGGTCCAAAACACAGCAGAGAATCAGAAAACCCACGAAGCCACTGAAGACTAAGGGGAGTATTTCAAAGTGATGAGAGCCGCTCTCAGGGTCTGTTTCTTCCCACTGCTCAGACTATTCTAGGCTGCTTCCTGATTGGTGATACATACCTTAAGTGAGAAGcacaaacatgaaaattaagatgCAGAAGGGTGATGCATTTTGGAAACTAGAATTAGTGAGAAAGGTGGACATAATGGA
This Apteryx mantelli isolate bAptMan1 chromosome 15, bAptMan1.hap1, whole genome shotgun sequence DNA region includes the following protein-coding sequences:
- the ASB7 gene encoding ankyrin repeat and SOCS box protein 7, with the translated sequence MLHHHCRRNPELQEELQIQAAVAAGDVHTVRKMLEQGYSPNGRDANGWTLLHFSAARGKERCVRVFLEHGADPTVKDLIGGFTALHYAAMHGRARIARLMLESEYRSDIINAKSNDGWTPLHVAAHYGRDSFVRLLLEFKAEVDPLSDKGTTPLQLAIIRERSSCVKILLDHNANIDIQNGFLLRYAVIKSNHSYCRMFLQRGADTNLGRLEDGQTPLHLSALRDDVLCAQMLYNYGADTNTRNYEGQTPLAVSISISGSSRPCLDFLQEVTRQPRNLQDLCRIKIRQCIGLQNLKLLDELPIAKVMKDYLKHKFDDI